From the genome of Cedecea lapagei, one region includes:
- a CDS encoding SDR family oxidoreductase, with amino-acid sequence MAEPQRILVLGASGYIGQHLVPLLVAAGHHVTAAARRIDWLKKQPWPGVECRHVDLHWPHRLGALLESVDTVYYLIHSMGDGDDFLEFERKAALNMRDALTEHPVKQVIFLSSLQAKSGQTHSKHLKARQITADILRDSGVPVTELRAGIIVGAGSAAFEVMRDMVYNLPVLTPPRWVRSRTSPIALDNLLHYLVKLLDHPATGHRLFEAAGPEVLSYQQQFERFMAISGRRRPLIPVPLPTSWISVWFLNVITSVPPGIAKALIQGLEHDLLADDRSLRELIPQQLISFDDAVRMTLANEHKLANSQDWGYDAQAFARWRPEYGFFAKQAGCTLTTDADLSSLWQVINQLGGKEGYFFGNALWKTRALMDLLVGHRLAKGRPEKPLLEVGDSVDSWKVIIAEPEKELTLLFGMKAPGLGRLSFTLQDDGNHRRLDVRAWWHPHGCAGLLYWLVMIPAHLFIFKGMARRIVHLAEQNSLKKRS; translated from the coding sequence ATGGCAGAACCCCAAAGGATATTAGTTCTCGGCGCCAGCGGCTACATTGGCCAGCACCTGGTGCCTTTACTCGTGGCGGCCGGGCATCACGTCACCGCCGCCGCACGCCGTATTGACTGGCTGAAAAAACAGCCGTGGCCGGGCGTCGAATGTCGGCACGTTGATCTTCACTGGCCCCACCGCCTGGGCGCCCTGTTGGAAAGCGTGGATACGGTATATTACCTCATCCACAGCATGGGCGATGGCGATGATTTTCTGGAGTTTGAACGCAAGGCGGCGCTGAATATGCGCGACGCCCTGACCGAACATCCGGTCAAACAGGTTATTTTCCTGAGCTCTTTGCAGGCAAAAAGTGGGCAAACGCACTCGAAGCACCTGAAGGCGCGGCAAATCACCGCGGATATCCTGCGCGATTCCGGCGTTCCGGTCACCGAACTGCGCGCGGGAATTATTGTTGGCGCAGGCTCGGCCGCCTTCGAGGTCATGCGAGATATGGTTTACAACCTGCCGGTGCTGACGCCGCCGCGCTGGGTGCGCTCCCGCACATCACCCATTGCCCTCGACAACCTGCTGCATTATCTGGTGAAGCTTCTGGACCATCCGGCAACCGGGCATCGCCTGTTTGAAGCCGCAGGCCCGGAAGTGCTTAGCTACCAGCAGCAGTTTGAGCGCTTTATGGCCATCAGCGGACGCCGCCGGCCGCTGATTCCCGTACCCCTTCCCACCAGCTGGATTTCGGTGTGGTTTTTGAACGTCATCACCTCGGTACCGCCCGGCATCGCCAAAGCGCTGATTCAGGGTCTTGAGCACGATTTGCTGGCGGATGATCGTAGCCTGCGCGAACTCATCCCTCAGCAGCTCATCAGCTTTGATGACGCCGTACGCATGACGCTGGCGAACGAACACAAGCTCGCTAACTCGCAGGACTGGGGCTATGACGCCCAGGCGTTTGCCCGCTGGCGGCCGGAGTATGGCTTTTTTGCCAAACAGGCAGGCTGCACGCTGACTACCGACGCCGATCTCTCTTCCCTGTGGCAGGTGATTAACCAGCTCGGCGGCAAGGAAGGTTACTTTTTTGGCAATGCCCTGTGGAAAACCCGTGCGCTGATGGATCTGCTGGTCGGCCACCGGCTTGCTAAAGGGCGGCCGGAGAAACCTCTGCTGGAAGTGGGCGACAGCGTTGACAGCTGGAAAGTGATTATTGCCGAGCCGGAAAAAGAGCTGACGCTGCTGTTTGGCATGAAAGCACCGGGGCTTGGGCGGCTCTCTTTCACCCTACAGGATGATGGCAACCACCGCAGGCTGGACGTCAGGGCGTGGTGGCATCCTCACGGCTGCGCCGGGCTGCTTTACTGGCTGGTGATGATCCCCGCCCATCTGTTTATCTTTAAGGGAATGGCGCGGCGAATTGTTCATTTGGCGGAACAAAACTCGCTCAAAAAGAGAAGTTAG
- a CDS encoding N-acetylmuramoyl-L-alanine amidase, with protein sequence MKARILTFILALWLVGCASQQGIVDRGSYKVDTRHQAQAAYPRVKILVIHYTADDFSTSLSTLTDRNVSAHYLIPANPPLSGGKPVVWQLVPEEQLAWHAGVSFWRGATRINDTSVGIELENKGYTLIGDVQRFYPFSQPQIAVLEDLAKQIIARYNIAPQNVVAHGDIAPQRKVDPGPLFPWKQFAEKGIGAWPDAARVAFYLNGRSPHQPVDKTELLDVLSRYGYEVLPGMTDAQQKRVIAAFQMHFRPANYSGEADAESQAIAEALLEKYGQG encoded by the coding sequence ATGAAAGCAAGGATTCTGACTTTTATTCTGGCGCTATGGCTTGTCGGCTGCGCCAGCCAGCAAGGGATTGTCGATCGCGGCAGCTATAAAGTAGATACCAGGCACCAGGCGCAGGCCGCTTATCCGCGGGTTAAAATCCTGGTGATTCATTACACCGCGGATGACTTTTCCACTTCGCTTTCCACGCTGACTGACCGTAACGTCAGCGCTCACTATCTGATTCCTGCTAACCCGCCGCTCTCTGGCGGGAAGCCCGTTGTCTGGCAGCTCGTGCCGGAAGAGCAGCTGGCCTGGCATGCGGGCGTCAGCTTCTGGCGAGGCGCCACGCGGATTAACGACACGTCCGTGGGCATTGAGCTGGAAAATAAGGGCTATACGCTAATAGGGGATGTTCAACGCTTCTATCCGTTCAGCCAGCCACAGATTGCGGTGCTTGAAGACCTGGCGAAGCAGATTATTGCCCGCTATAACATCGCGCCGCAAAACGTGGTGGCTCATGGAGACATTGCCCCCCAGCGTAAGGTTGATCCTGGCCCGCTGTTCCCCTGGAAGCAGTTTGCGGAAAAAGGGATTGGCGCCTGGCCAGATGCTGCGAGAGTGGCGTTTTACCTAAACGGACGCAGCCCTCATCAGCCTGTAGACAAAACAGAGTTACTGGATGTGCTTTCCCGCTATGGCTATGAAGTGCTGCCGGGGATGACCGATGCGCAGCAGAAAAGGGTGATTGCCGCCTTCCAGATGCACTTCCGCCCGGCCAACTACAGCGGCGAGGCTGATGCTGAAAGCCAGGCGATAGCCGAGGCGCTGCTGGAGAAGTACGGCCAGGGCTAA
- a CDS encoding lipoprotein — translation MRSSALALLPCALVLSACTTVTPAFKDIGVRSGPCISGGPDDVAQQFYDYRIAHKGEGLSSVAALRPYLSDSLFQLLQKSSTSPAAQSAFTRSDIFSSQSEGPDKASVTSASTIPDTDARNIPLRVDLTRGSQTWKDEVLMVREGQCWAVDDVRYLGAASHAPTGTLRQAIEGK, via the coding sequence ATGCGCAGCTCAGCTTTGGCTCTTCTCCCCTGTGCGCTGGTTCTTTCAGCCTGTACTACCGTAACGCCAGCCTTTAAAGATATCGGAGTCCGCAGTGGCCCGTGTATCAGCGGCGGGCCGGACGATGTCGCCCAGCAGTTCTATGATTACCGTATCGCGCACAAAGGCGAGGGACTAAGTTCCGTTGCTGCGCTGCGCCCTTACCTTAGCGATTCCCTGTTCCAGCTGCTGCAAAAATCCAGCACATCACCAGCCGCGCAAAGCGCGTTTACCCGCAGCGACATCTTCTCCAGCCAGTCCGAAGGGCCGGATAAAGCCAGCGTTACTTCGGCGTCCACGATCCCTGACACCGACGCGCGTAATATCCCGCTACGCGTAGACCTTACTCGCGGCAGTCAGACCTGGAAAGATGAAGTGCTGATGGTGCGCGAGGGTCAGTGCTGGGCGGTAGATGATGTGCGTTACCTCGGGGCGGCGAGCCATGCGCCAACCGGCACCTTACGCCAGGCAATTGAAGGGAAATAG
- the ltaE gene encoding low-specificity L-threonine aldolase produces MIDLRSDTVTRPSRAMLEQMMAAPTGDDVYGDDPTVNQLQDYAAKISGKEAALFLPTGTQANLVALLSHCERGEEYIVGQAAHNYLYEAGGAAVLGSIQPQPIEADRDGTLPLDKVAAKIKPDDIHFARTKLLSLENTHNGKVLPREYLQQAWEFTRKHNLALHVDGARIFNAAVSYGCQLEEITRYCDSFTICLSKGLGTPVGSLLVGSKEYIKRAVRWRKMTGGGMRQAGILAAAGLYALNNNVDRLKEDHDNAHWLAGELREIGVDVMRQDTNMVFVRMTAEEAEDLGPYMRERGVIISAGPATRLVTHLDVTRSQLAEVVAHWRSFLQN; encoded by the coding sequence ATGATCGATTTACGCAGCGATACCGTTACCCGCCCTTCCCGCGCCATGCTGGAGCAAATGATGGCCGCGCCGACCGGAGATGATGTCTACGGCGACGATCCAACCGTTAACCAGCTTCAGGACTACGCGGCAAAAATCAGCGGTAAAGAAGCGGCCCTGTTTTTACCTACCGGCACTCAGGCCAACCTCGTTGCTTTGCTAAGCCACTGCGAACGCGGGGAAGAGTATATTGTTGGCCAGGCCGCCCATAACTATCTTTATGAGGCCGGTGGCGCAGCCGTGCTGGGCAGCATTCAGCCCCAGCCTATTGAAGCGGATCGCGACGGTACGCTGCCGCTGGATAAAGTGGCGGCAAAGATTAAACCGGACGACATTCACTTCGCCCGCACTAAGCTCTTAAGCCTGGAGAATACCCACAACGGCAAAGTGCTGCCGCGCGAATACCTCCAGCAGGCCTGGGAATTCACCCGCAAGCATAACCTTGCGCTGCACGTTGACGGGGCGCGCATTTTCAACGCCGCCGTCTCCTACGGCTGCCAGCTGGAAGAGATTACCCGCTACTGCGACAGCTTCACTATCTGCCTGTCTAAAGGACTGGGGACGCCGGTAGGCTCCCTGCTGGTCGGCAGCAAAGAGTATATTAAGCGCGCCGTGCGCTGGCGTAAGATGACGGGCGGCGGCATGCGCCAGGCCGGGATTCTGGCGGCGGCAGGCCTGTATGCGCTGAACAATAACGTTGATCGCCTGAAAGAAGATCACGATAACGCCCACTGGCTGGCAGGAGAGCTGCGCGAAATTGGCGTTGATGTGATGCGTCAGGATACCAACATGGTGTTTGTACGCATGACGGCGGAAGAAGCTGAGGATTTGGGGCCGTATATGCGTGAGCGTGGCGTCATTATCAGCGCGGGGCCGGCAACGCGTCTTGTCACGCACCTGGACGTTACCCGCAGTCAGCTGGCGGAAGTCGTCGCCCACTGGCGCAGCTTCCTGCAAAACTAA
- a CDS encoding heavy metal-binding domain-containing protein — MQFTTTPGLEGHTITEYCGVVTGEAILGANIFRDFFAGVRDIVGGRSGAYEKELRKARDIAFREIQEQAESLGANAVVGIDIDYETVGKDGSMLMVCVSGTAVKTRK, encoded by the coding sequence ATGCAGTTTACAACGACGCCTGGCCTGGAAGGCCACACCATTACTGAATACTGCGGCGTAGTGACCGGGGAGGCTATCCTGGGCGCCAATATTTTCCGTGATTTTTTCGCCGGGGTTCGCGATATCGTCGGCGGTCGCTCCGGGGCCTATGAAAAAGAGTTACGCAAAGCGAGAGATATCGCGTTTCGCGAAATTCAGGAGCAGGCCGAAAGCCTCGGCGCTAACGCTGTCGTCGGGATTGATATCGACTATGAAACCGTGGGCAAGGATGGCAGCATGCTGATGGTCTGCGTCAGCGGCACGGCGGTGAAAACGCGAAAATGA
- the poxB gene encoding ubiquinone-dependent pyruvate dehydrogenase codes for MKQSVAAWLAKTLESAGVKRIWGVTGDSLNGLSDSLNRMGTIKWMPTRHEEVAAFAAGAEAHLTGELAVCAGSCGPGNLHLINGLYDCHRNHVPVLAIAAHIPSSEIGSGYFQETHPEELFRECSHYCELVSNPEQIPQVLAIAMRKAILNRGVSVVVLPGDVALKPAPEHATTHWYPAPQPVVTPHHDELKKLTQLLRYNDNIALMCGSGCAGAHDELVQLAATLKAPIVHALRGKEHVEYDNPYDVGMTGLIGFSSGFHTMMNADTLILLGTQFPYRAFYPTDAKIIQIDINPGSIGAHSKVDMALIGDIKATLSALLPMLEEKTDRSFLDKALEDYRKAREGLDDLAKATKGKQIHPQYLAQQISHYASDDAIFTCDVGTPTVWAARYLKMNGKRRLLGSFNHGSMANAMPQALGAKATAPDRQVVAMCGDGGFSMLMGDFLSVAQMKLPIKIVVFNNSVLGFVAMEMKAGGYLTDGTELHDTNFARIAEACGITGIRVEKPEELNTALEQAFSTDGPVLVDVVVAKDELAIPPQIKLEQAKGFSLYMLRAIISGRGDEVIELAKTNWFR; via the coding sequence ATGAAACAATCCGTAGCAGCCTGGCTGGCTAAAACGCTTGAGAGCGCAGGCGTGAAACGTATCTGGGGCGTCACTGGCGATTCACTGAACGGCCTCAGCGACAGCCTCAACCGTATGGGGACCATTAAATGGATGCCCACTCGCCACGAGGAGGTAGCCGCCTTCGCCGCGGGGGCAGAAGCACATTTGACCGGCGAGCTTGCGGTCTGCGCTGGCTCTTGTGGACCGGGTAACCTGCATCTGATTAACGGCCTGTATGACTGCCATCGAAACCACGTCCCCGTGCTCGCTATTGCCGCCCATATTCCTTCAAGCGAAATCGGCAGCGGTTATTTCCAGGAAACGCATCCCGAAGAGCTATTCCGTGAATGCAGCCACTACTGCGAGCTGGTCTCTAACCCGGAGCAAATCCCGCAGGTACTGGCGATAGCCATGCGTAAAGCCATCCTGAACCGCGGCGTTTCGGTCGTCGTCCTGCCGGGCGACGTGGCGCTCAAGCCCGCGCCAGAACACGCGACCACTCACTGGTATCCTGCTCCTCAACCCGTGGTGACGCCACATCATGACGAGCTTAAAAAGCTCACCCAGCTGCTGCGCTATAACGACAATATCGCCCTGATGTGCGGCAGCGGCTGTGCCGGCGCCCATGATGAACTGGTGCAGCTTGCGGCAACGCTGAAAGCTCCTATTGTTCACGCCCTGCGCGGTAAAGAGCACGTCGAGTACGATAACCCTTACGACGTTGGCATGACCGGACTGATCGGCTTCTCTTCCGGCTTCCACACGATGATGAACGCCGACACGCTGATCCTGCTCGGCACCCAGTTCCCGTACCGCGCGTTTTACCCGACGGACGCAAAAATCATCCAGATTGATATCAACCCCGGCAGCATCGGGGCGCACAGCAAGGTCGATATGGCGCTAATCGGCGATATCAAAGCAACTCTTTCCGCCCTGCTGCCGATGCTGGAAGAGAAAACCGATCGCAGCTTCCTCGATAAAGCGCTGGAGGATTACCGCAAGGCGCGTGAAGGTCTGGACGATCTGGCTAAAGCCACCAAAGGCAAGCAAATCCATCCCCAGTACCTGGCGCAGCAAATCAGCCATTACGCCTCCGATGACGCCATTTTTACCTGCGACGTGGGTACGCCGACCGTCTGGGCAGCACGCTACCTGAAGATGAACGGCAAGCGCCGCCTGCTGGGCTCGTTTAACCACGGCTCAATGGCTAACGCCATGCCACAGGCATTGGGCGCAAAAGCCACCGCCCCCGATCGTCAGGTCGTGGCAATGTGCGGCGACGGCGGCTTCAGCATGCTGATGGGTGATTTCCTCTCCGTCGCACAAATGAAGTTGCCGATTAAGATAGTGGTCTTCAACAACAGCGTGCTGGGCTTTGTGGCAATGGAGATGAAAGCCGGCGGCTATCTCACCGACGGCACCGAACTCCATGACACCAACTTTGCCCGCATCGCCGAAGCCTGCGGCATCACCGGCATTCGCGTTGAAAAACCCGAAGAGCTGAACACCGCCCTGGAACAGGCTTTCAGCACCGACGGTCCGGTGTTGGTGGACGTTGTCGTTGCCAAAGACGAGCTGGCTATTCCGCCGCAAATCAAGCTGGAACAGGCTAAAGGATTCAGCCTGTATATGCTGCGCGCCATCATCAGCGGGCGCGGAGATGAAGTTATCGAGCTGGCGAAAACCAACTGGTTCCGGTAA
- the hcr gene encoding NADH oxidoreductase, with product MTMPTPLCPYRMQVHHIHQETPDVWTLSLINHDFYPYKAGQYALVSIRNGSETLRAYTLSSTPGISEYITLTIRRIDGGAGSQWLTGEVKVGDYLWLSEAQGEFSCENLSSKSYLLMAAGCGVTPIMAMRRWLAKHRPQADVQVIYNVRSPEDVIFADEWRRYPVTLVAENNATHGFIPGRLSRDILAMVPDIASRTVMTCGPAPYMEMVEKEVKALGVKAFYQEVFFTPAAAPAASGLKFTTLQPMREFYSPVGSTLLAALESNSVPVNAACRAGVCGCCKTKVLSGDYTVSSTMTLTEEEIASGYVLACSCHPQSDLVLA from the coding sequence GCTGTGCCCGTATCGTATGCAGGTGCACCATATTCATCAGGAAACGCCGGACGTCTGGACGCTGTCGCTGATCAACCACGACTTCTATCCCTACAAGGCCGGGCAGTACGCGCTGGTGAGTATCCGCAACGGCAGCGAAACGCTGCGGGCCTACACTCTCTCTTCCACGCCGGGTATCAGCGAATATATTACGCTGACGATACGGCGTATTGACGGCGGTGCAGGCTCTCAGTGGCTCACCGGCGAAGTGAAGGTCGGGGACTATCTCTGGCTGTCTGAGGCGCAGGGGGAATTTAGCTGCGAGAACCTGTCGTCCAAAAGCTATCTGTTGATGGCGGCGGGCTGCGGCGTCACGCCGATTATGGCCATGCGCCGCTGGCTGGCGAAACATCGCCCGCAGGCGGACGTACAGGTGATCTACAACGTGCGCTCTCCGGAGGACGTCATTTTTGCTGACGAATGGCGCCGGTATCCGGTCACGCTGGTGGCGGAGAACAATGCCACCCACGGCTTTATTCCCGGCCGCCTGAGCCGCGATATCCTGGCCATGGTGCCGGATATCGCCAGCCGTACGGTCATGACCTGCGGGCCTGCGCCATACATGGAGATGGTCGAGAAGGAAGTGAAAGCGCTGGGCGTGAAGGCGTTTTATCAGGAAGTGTTCTTTACCCCGGCAGCCGCACCAGCAGCCAGCGGTCTGAAGTTCACTACGCTGCAGCCGATGCGTGAGTTTTACTCGCCGGTCGGCAGCACGCTGCTTGCCGCGCTGGAAAGCAACAGCGTGCCGGTAAATGCCGCCTGCCGCGCCGGGGTTTGCGGCTGCTGTAAAACGAAAGTGCTGTCAGGCGACTATACCGTCTCCAGCACCATGACGCTGACGGAAGAAGAGATTGCCAGCGGCTACGTGCTGGCCTGCTCCTGCCATCCTCAAAGCGACCTTGTGCTCGCCTGA
- a CDS encoding NAD-dependent epimerase/dehydratase family protein, with the protein MKVLVTGATSGLGRNAVEYLRARGISVRATGRNEAMGKLLQKMGAEFVHADLTELVSSQAKVMLADVDTLWHCSSFTSPWGTQQAFDLANVRATRRLGEWAVAWGVRDFIHISSPSLYFDYHHHHNISEEFRPVRFANEFARSKAASEEVIQLLAQANPNTRFTILRPQSLFGPHDKVFFPRLVQMMRHYGSVLLPRGGDALVDMTYLENAVHAMWLATQKGDLPSGRAYNITNMEARPLRSIVQKLIDELGIKCRIRSVPYPMLDIIARSLEHFGNKSSKEPVLTHYGVSKLNFDLTLDTTRAETELGYQPIVTLDEGIRRTALWLKDHGTLHRG; encoded by the coding sequence ATGAAGGTACTGGTCACCGGCGCAACCAGCGGTTTAGGCAGAAACGCGGTCGAGTATTTACGCGCCAGGGGCATCAGCGTGCGGGCAACCGGGCGTAATGAAGCGATGGGCAAGCTGCTGCAAAAGATGGGGGCAGAGTTTGTTCATGCCGACCTGACAGAGCTGGTCTCTTCGCAGGCTAAAGTGATGCTCGCGGATGTCGACACGCTGTGGCACTGCTCCAGCTTTACCTCGCCGTGGGGAACCCAGCAGGCCTTCGACCTCGCTAACGTTCGTGCCACCCGTCGCCTGGGCGAATGGGCCGTGGCCTGGGGCGTGCGCGACTTTATCCATATTTCGTCGCCGTCGCTCTATTTTGACTACCATCACCACCACAATATCAGCGAAGAGTTTCGCCCGGTGCGCTTTGCCAACGAATTTGCCCGCAGCAAAGCCGCCAGCGAAGAGGTGATCCAGCTGCTGGCGCAGGCCAACCCAAATACGCGTTTCACCATCCTGCGCCCGCAAAGCCTGTTTGGGCCGCACGATAAGGTGTTCTTCCCGCGCCTGGTGCAGATGATGCGCCACTACGGTAGCGTGCTGCTGCCGCGCGGCGGCGATGCGCTGGTGGATATGACCTACCTGGAGAACGCGGTACACGCGATGTGGCTGGCGACCCAGAAAGGGGATTTACCTTCAGGCCGCGCCTACAACATTACCAATATGGAAGCGCGCCCGCTGCGTAGCATCGTACAGAAGCTGATTGACGAACTCGGCATCAAATGTCGCATTCGCTCGGTGCCATACCCGATGCTGGATATCATCGCCCGCAGCCTGGAGCATTTTGGCAATAAATCCTCCAAAGAGCCGGTGCTCACGCACTACGGCGTCTCCAAGCTGAACTTCGACCTGACGCTGGATACCACACGAGCGGAAACGGAGCTGGGCTACCAGCCTATCGTTACCCTCGATGAAGGCATCCGGCGCACGGCGCTGTGGCTGAAAGATCACGGTACGCTGCACCGCGGTTAG
- the artP gene encoding arginine ABC transporter ATP-binding protein ArtP, translating to MNCFYGAHQALFDITLNCPQGETLVLLGPSGAGKSSLLRVLNLLEMPRSGTLSIAGNAFDFSKAPGDKAIRDLRQNVGMVFQQYNLWPHLTVLQNLIEAPCRVLGLSKDKARERADKLLERLRLKPYMDRYPLHLSGGQQQRVAIARALMMEPQVLLFDEPTAALDPEITAQIVSIIRELAETNITQVIVTHEVEVARKTASRVVYMENGHIIEQGDASCFANPQTDAFKFYLSH from the coding sequence ATTAATTGCTTTTACGGTGCCCATCAGGCGCTGTTCGACATCACATTAAATTGCCCGCAGGGCGAGACGCTGGTGTTGCTGGGCCCGAGCGGCGCCGGCAAGAGCTCTCTGCTGCGCGTCCTTAACCTGCTTGAGATGCCGCGCTCCGGCACGCTGAGCATTGCGGGTAACGCTTTCGACTTTTCCAAAGCACCTGGCGATAAAGCAATTCGCGATCTGCGCCAGAATGTCGGCATGGTCTTCCAGCAATACAATCTGTGGCCGCACCTCACCGTGCTGCAAAACCTGATTGAAGCGCCGTGCCGCGTGCTTGGGCTAAGCAAAGATAAAGCGCGTGAACGCGCCGACAAACTGCTTGAGCGCCTGCGCCTGAAGCCCTATATGGACCGCTATCCGCTGCACCTTTCCGGCGGCCAGCAGCAGCGAGTCGCGATTGCCCGCGCCCTGATGATGGAGCCGCAGGTTCTGCTGTTTGATGAGCCAACAGCCGCTCTTGACCCGGAAATTACCGCGCAGATCGTCAGCATTATCCGCGAGCTGGCGGAAACCAACATTACTCAGGTCATCGTGACCCATGAAGTCGAAGTGGCGCGTAAAACCGCCAGCCGCGTGGTGTATATGGAAAACGGCCACATCATCGAACAGGGTGATGCCAGCTGCTTTGCTAACCCGCAAACCGATGCGTTTAAATTCTATCTCTCTCACTGA
- the artI gene encoding arginine ABC transporter substrate-binding protein ArtI: MKKVLLATLLATLSLSATAAQTIRFATEASYPPFESIDANNKIVGFDVDLANALCKQIDATCTFTNQAFDSLIPSLKFRRIDAVMAGMDITPEREKQVLFTKPYYDNSALFVGVKGKYADIAALKGKKVGIQNGTTHQKYITDKHPEITTVPYDSYQNAKLDLQNGRIDAVFGDTAVVTEWLKANPELVAVGDKVTDKDYFGTGLGIALRQGNTDLQSKFNAALDKVKQDGTYKAIYDKWFQK; the protein is encoded by the coding sequence ATGAAAAAAGTTTTGCTGGCCACTCTTTTAGCCACTCTGAGCCTTTCTGCTACCGCCGCACAGACTATCCGTTTTGCTACCGAAGCCTCTTACCCTCCGTTTGAATCTATCGACGCCAACAACAAGATCGTCGGCTTTGACGTTGACCTGGCTAACGCCCTGTGCAAACAGATCGACGCCACCTGTACCTTCACCAACCAGGCGTTCGACAGCCTGATCCCAAGCCTGAAGTTCCGCCGTATTGACGCGGTGATGGCGGGGATGGACATCACCCCTGAGCGTGAAAAGCAGGTTCTGTTCACCAAACCTTACTACGATAACTCCGCGCTGTTCGTGGGCGTAAAAGGTAAGTATGCCGATATTGCGGCGCTGAAGGGCAAGAAAGTCGGTATTCAGAACGGCACCACCCACCAGAAATACATTACCGACAAGCACCCGGAAATCACCACCGTGCCTTACGACAGCTACCAGAACGCCAAACTGGATCTGCAGAATGGCCGTATTGATGCGGTCTTCGGCGACACGGCTGTGGTGACCGAATGGTTGAAAGCCAACCCGGAACTGGTTGCCGTTGGCGACAAAGTGACCGACAAAGATTACTTCGGCACCGGCCTCGGCATCGCCCTGCGCCAGGGCAACACTGACCTGCAGAGCAAATTCAACGCCGCGCTGGATAAAGTGAAACAAGATGGCACCTACAAAGCCATCTACGACAAATGGTTCCAGAAGTAA
- the artQ gene encoding arginine ABC transporter permease ArtQ, with protein sequence MNELFPLASAAGMTVGLAVCALIVGLVLAMIFAVWESAKWRPVAWVGSGLVTLFRGLPEILVVLFIYFGSSQLLLILSDGFTLNLGFAAIPVKMEIENFDVSPFLCGVIALSLLYSAYASQTLRGALKAVPTGQWESGQALGLSKTAIFFRLVMPQMWRHALPGLGNQWLVLLKDTALVSLISVNDLMLQTKSIATRTQEPFTWYVIAAAIYLVITLLSQYILKRIDLRATRFERRPD encoded by the coding sequence ATGAACGAATTGTTTCCATTAGCAAGCGCCGCCGGGATGACCGTCGGCCTTGCCGTTTGTGCCCTGATAGTCGGCCTTGTGCTGGCGATGATCTTTGCCGTCTGGGAGTCCGCCAAATGGCGCCCGGTGGCCTGGGTTGGCTCAGGGCTGGTCACGCTTTTCCGTGGCCTGCCTGAAATTCTGGTGGTGCTGTTTATCTACTTCGGCTCCTCCCAGCTGCTGCTGATACTCTCTGACGGCTTTACTCTCAACCTCGGTTTTGCCGCAATCCCGGTCAAAATGGAGATTGAAAACTTCGACGTCAGCCCGTTCCTCTGCGGCGTGATAGCCCTCTCCCTGCTCTATTCCGCCTACGCTTCGCAGACGCTGCGCGGCGCGCTTAAAGCGGTGCCGACTGGGCAGTGGGAATCTGGCCAGGCGCTGGGTTTATCCAAAACTGCGATTTTCTTCCGGCTGGTGATGCCGCAAATGTGGCGCCACGCGCTGCCGGGTCTGGGTAACCAGTGGCTGGTACTGCTGAAAGACACCGCGCTGGTGTCGCTCATCAGCGTGAATGACCTGATGCTGCAGACCAAAAGTATCGCCACCCGCACCCAAGAGCCGTTCACCTGGTATGTGATTGCCGCGGCGATTTACCTGGTAATCACCCTGCTGAGCCAGTACATCCTGAAACGTATCGACCTGCGCGCCACGCGCTTTGAACGGAGGCCTGACTGA